A region from the Pyramidobacter piscolens W5455 genome encodes:
- a CDS encoding glycosyltransferase family 2 protein translates to MDALLTIIVPAYNMEKTIADCLNSLIFQTERNHKIVLVNDGSTDCTEKICLEFHEHYKDLITYVYQENQGLGGARNTGMQYVRTPFFCFLDSDDWLNTRYVEKFSQLIEKIDKTPDVVFTLPWVYDSVTKRVSPWMDKDLYDRIFEVCNGTSCKKTNVIEKPELYALEVSACRKIYRTEFLQNIKFEFPKKLKWEDVPGHFELLHNANTCVALPEVGFFYRTNQGRQITSGSGVSRLDMIPIFQELLAVQEKYNFTKRERAYVLRLMLNFSLWSVDATNLQYINELLEGFHQVYQDFSEADIQQYLNSVSPDKNRDAGFLRYVIGKDYLELADYRTRGEKISDGAKISLKQGNVKKKKNNLIQGGIQCIRDHGWSYTAKRTVKRYLLREQR, encoded by the coding sequence ATGGATGCCTTATTAACAATTATAGTTCCGGCATATAATATGGAAAAAACCATTGCCGATTGCTTAAATAGTCTGATTTTTCAAACAGAAAGAAATCATAAAATTGTGCTAGTTAATGATGGTTCGACAGATTGTACCGAGAAAATCTGTTTGGAATTTCATGAGCATTATAAAGATTTGATCACATATGTTTATCAAGAAAATCAAGGACTAGGAGGAGCTAGAAACACAGGGATGCAATATGTAAGAACTCCCTTTTTTTGTTTTCTTGATAGCGATGATTGGCTCAATACAAGATATGTTGAAAAATTTTCTCAATTAATAGAAAAAATAGATAAAACACCCGACGTGGTCTTTACCCTCCCATGGGTATATGACTCTGTCACAAAAAGGGTATCCCCTTGGATGGATAAGGATTTATATGACAGAATCTTTGAAGTTTGCAATGGAACTTCATGTAAAAAAACGAATGTCATAGAAAAACCTGAATTGTATGCTCTGGAAGTCAGTGCGTGTCGTAAAATTTATCGAACGGAGTTTTTACAGAATATCAAATTTGAGTTTCCTAAAAAGTTAAAATGGGAGGATGTCCCTGGGCATTTTGAATTATTGCACAATGCAAATACCTGCGTAGCTCTTCCCGAAGTAGGTTTTTTCTATAGGACCAATCAGGGTAGGCAAATTACATCGGGTAGTGGTGTTTCCCGACTTGATATGATTCCTATATTTCAAGAACTTTTAGCTGTTCAGGAAAAATATAATTTTACTAAACGAGAACGAGCGTACGTATTAAGACTGATGCTAAATTTCAGCTTATGGAGTGTTGATGCGACGAATCTGCAATATATAAACGAACTTCTTGAAGGGTTTCACCAAGTGTATCAGGATTTTTCTGAGGCGGATATACAGCAATATTTGAACAGTGTTTCTCCTGATAAAAATAGGGATGCCGGCTTTCTGCGTTATGTGATTGGAAAAGATTATCTTGAATTGGCCGATTATAGGACACGAGGGGAAAAAATTTCTGATGGAGCAAAGATTTCTTTAAAACAGGGGAATGTAAAGAAAAAGAAAAATAACCTTATCCAGGGTGGAATTCAATGTATTAGAGATCATGGATGGTCATATACGGCAAAGAGAACAGTTAAAAGATATCTGCTAAGAGAGCAACGCTAG
- a CDS encoding glycoside hydrolase family 57 protein: MPSICFYFQVHQPYRLRHYSFFDIGQDHFYEDAEVNRTILDKVAQKCYLPMNELLLKMIRRWEGRFRVAFSLSGTAMDQFEEYQPEILDSFRTLVDTGCVELLSETYAHSLAALYDPDEFRAQVALHDELIKKHFGATPRVFRNTELIYRNDIARMVEDMGYEAILTEGADHILGWRSPNYMYQPSSCTKLKLLLKNYRLSDDIAFRFSNRGWDQWPLTAEKFAGWAHAVNGAGELINLFMDYETFGEHQWAETGIFDFMEALPAAVFADPNFDFVTPSQAAERYSPIARIDVPNAISWADVERDLTAWIGNDMECDAIETVYSLKEKVLADGDEGIVRTWRRLQTSDHFYYMCTKWFSDGDVHKYFNPYGTPYDAYINYMNVLSDFKMTLDG, encoded by the coding sequence ATGCCATCGATCTGTTTCTATTTCCAGGTTCATCAGCCGTATCGGCTGCGACACTACAGCTTCTTCGACATCGGGCAGGATCATTTCTACGAGGACGCCGAAGTCAACCGCACCATCCTCGACAAAGTGGCGCAGAAATGTTATCTGCCCATGAACGAACTGTTGCTGAAAATGATCCGTCGCTGGGAAGGGCGCTTCCGCGTCGCGTTTTCGCTCTCGGGCACAGCCATGGACCAGTTCGAAGAGTACCAGCCGGAAATTCTCGACAGCTTCCGCACGCTTGTCGACACGGGCTGCGTCGAACTGCTCTCGGAGACCTACGCCCATTCGCTGGCCGCGCTGTACGATCCCGACGAGTTCCGCGCGCAAGTTGCGCTGCACGACGAGCTGATCAAAAAACACTTCGGCGCGACGCCGCGCGTGTTCCGCAACACCGAGCTGATCTACCGCAACGACATCGCGCGCATGGTCGAGGACATGGGCTACGAGGCGATCCTCACCGAAGGCGCCGACCACATCCTCGGCTGGCGCAGTCCCAACTACATGTACCAGCCGTCAAGCTGCACGAAGCTGAAGCTGCTGCTCAAGAACTACCGGCTGTCCGACGACATCGCGTTCCGTTTTTCCAACCGCGGCTGGGACCAGTGGCCGCTCACCGCCGAGAAGTTCGCGGGCTGGGCGCACGCCGTCAACGGAGCCGGCGAGCTGATCAACCTCTTCATGGACTACGAGACGTTCGGCGAACACCAATGGGCCGAAACGGGCATCTTCGACTTCATGGAGGCGCTGCCGGCAGCCGTTTTCGCCGATCCCAACTTCGACTTCGTCACGCCCTCGCAGGCGGCCGAGCGTTATTCGCCCATCGCCCGCATCGACGTGCCCAACGCCATTTCATGGGCCGACGTGGAACGCGACCTCACCGCCTGGATCGGCAACGACATGGAATGCGACGCCATCGAGACCGTTTACTCGCTCAAGGAAAAAGTCCTGGCCGACGGCGACGAAGGCATCGTGCGCACCTGGCGGCGGCTGCAGACGTCGGATCATTTCTACTACATGTGCACCAAATGGTTCTCCGACGGCGACGTGCACAAATACTTCAATCCCTACGGCACGCCCTACGACGCCTACATCAATTACATGAACGTGCTGTCCGACTTCAAAATGACGCTGGACGGCTAA
- the glgP gene encoding alpha-glucan family phosphorylase, producing the protein MTHKDSARLSATLFEVSWEVCNKVGGIYTVVATKARQAVERFGQNYFLLGPARDKNPGFIEASAEGEEGRLWETFRRAAALHNLKCRFGRWDIPGSPKAVLVDWKDRYNQNQILYDLWRDFGVDSLTGAWDYVEPVMFSMACGEAIAAFSQVIADENEGERAVTAHFHEWMCGAGLLYLKKHAPSISTVFTTHATVLGRSMAGAGRDIYAEMDQINAAREAANFNVTAKCSMETAAAREADCFTTVSALTAHEAAAFLGRRPDLVTPNGLSLSAIPDYSGDRSAPAANKKKILAAVGRLLRRTLPENSRLFLISGRYEFRNKGIDLFLDAAAALNRSRSAGEPPIVALCAVMNGHNGTDERALSGDPAQKPDDTPFWLTAHRVFDKVHDPILNSCARLGLDNRPENAVQVVLNPALLDGQDGLFGMTYDEVLSACDAGVFPSWYEPWGYTPQEAAANAVPTVTSDLAGFGLWAREQGENEGIVVLERSHAPYEATVKKLASLMGELASLPEETLAKRRAAARALAEKTDWSTFYQHYDDAYALAAEQARQRVATRPASRMDDEILTRVFTGTPSVTPLLHGFTSSVKLPDKLSRLDELAHNLWWTWHPEYEPLFRRVDPALWDKVGHNAVELLGKTDHSRFVELARDEGYAQLYGRALERFDADMKAPFDESVPELTATTPVAYFSTEYGIHESLPIYSGGLGVLSGDHLKSASDLRIPLVAVGLLYKCGYFQQKIAADGHQTALYPENNFRLLPISRVKNEKTGEHLYVSLDLPARTLFARVWKVQVGRVPLYLLDTDTPKNTEEDRRITERLYVADRDTRIRQEILLGMGGPRALAALGYHPRAYHMNEGHSAFMVLERIRHLCLTRGLSFAAAREVVRGDSVFTTHTPVDAGNERFSAELMHRYFDELARRIGVSRDELMNLGTRPGTSGDFEMTLLALNHAVRSNGVSRLHGSVSRAMWQFNWKGVPAEEIPIGYITNGVHLNSFAGRPAAALLATAVGADWNSLPPQSPQWRKVSQIADADFWQAKQEQKKILLELLKKTSPKAFHKASSEWEQTPLVIGFARRFAPYKRAALALADLARLTKILSDARRPVILVFSGKAHPADTQGNDLIQKVVLASRNELFGKLFFIPNYNLDIARTMVQGCDVWLNTPRRPYEASGTSGQKAAPNGTLNLSVSDGWWCEGDNGLNGWTIGPRVTSIHDTPAEQSDYADAESLYALLEDEVTPLYFERSDDGLPHGWIARMKNSVATLSPQYSSARMVRQYFEECYRPAAQRHVKMRAQNRLLPRTLAAWKADVGARFAGVRIDQIQVQGLVQNAVACTDPLSVTAYVVPGAMKPEELQLQFVAGRSDERNFIEKPDVLALTCTGGDDQERLVYRGAYTPTHNGRYLYGLRVLAYSPDLDNLFDTGLIQWG; encoded by the coding sequence ATGACGCATAAGGATTCAGCTCGGCTTTCCGCCACGCTCTTCGAAGTTTCATGGGAAGTGTGCAACAAAGTCGGCGGCATTTACACCGTGGTCGCCACAAAGGCCCGGCAGGCCGTGGAGCGCTTCGGACAGAACTATTTTCTGCTCGGTCCGGCGCGCGACAAAAACCCGGGATTCATCGAGGCTTCCGCCGAAGGCGAGGAAGGGCGCCTGTGGGAGACGTTCCGACGCGCCGCGGCGCTTCACAATCTGAAATGCCGCTTCGGGCGCTGGGACATCCCCGGCTCGCCCAAAGCGGTCCTCGTGGATTGGAAAGATCGCTACAATCAGAATCAGATCCTTTACGACCTGTGGCGCGACTTCGGCGTCGATTCGCTCACCGGCGCGTGGGACTACGTGGAGCCGGTGATGTTCAGCATGGCCTGCGGCGAGGCGATCGCGGCGTTCTCGCAGGTCATCGCCGACGAGAACGAAGGCGAACGCGCCGTCACCGCCCATTTCCACGAGTGGATGTGCGGCGCCGGCCTGCTCTACCTGAAAAAGCACGCGCCCTCCATTTCAACGGTATTCACCACTCACGCCACCGTGCTGGGACGCTCCATGGCGGGGGCGGGACGCGACATTTACGCCGAGATGGACCAGATCAACGCGGCGCGCGAAGCCGCCAACTTCAACGTCACCGCCAAGTGTTCCATGGAAACGGCCGCTGCGCGCGAAGCCGACTGTTTCACGACGGTCAGCGCCCTCACGGCTCACGAGGCGGCGGCGTTTCTCGGCCGGCGCCCCGACCTGGTGACGCCGAACGGTCTGAGCCTGAGCGCCATTCCCGATTACAGCGGCGACCGTTCCGCGCCCGCCGCCAACAAGAAAAAAATTCTCGCCGCCGTCGGCCGTCTGCTGCGCCGTACGCTGCCGGAAAACAGCCGCCTGTTCCTCATCTCCGGGCGTTACGAGTTCCGCAACAAAGGCATCGATCTGTTTCTCGACGCCGCCGCGGCGCTGAACCGCTCGCGTTCCGCGGGCGAACCGCCCATCGTCGCCCTGTGCGCCGTCATGAACGGACACAACGGCACCGACGAACGGGCGCTCTCGGGCGATCCCGCCCAGAAACCCGACGACACGCCCTTCTGGCTCACGGCTCATCGAGTTTTCGACAAGGTCCACGACCCGATCCTGAACTCCTGCGCCCGCCTTGGGCTGGACAACCGTCCCGAGAACGCCGTGCAGGTCGTCCTCAACCCCGCCCTGCTGGACGGGCAGGACGGCCTCTTCGGCATGACCTACGACGAGGTGCTGTCGGCTTGCGACGCGGGGGTCTTCCCCTCGTGGTACGAGCCGTGGGGTTATACGCCTCAGGAGGCCGCGGCCAACGCTGTGCCGACCGTCACCAGCGATCTGGCGGGCTTCGGCCTTTGGGCGCGCGAGCAGGGCGAGAACGAAGGCATCGTTGTCCTCGAACGCAGCCACGCGCCTTACGAGGCGACGGTCAAAAAACTGGCCTCGTTGATGGGCGAGCTGGCTTCGCTGCCGGAGGAAACGCTGGCGAAACGCCGCGCCGCCGCCCGCGCGCTGGCCGAAAAGACCGACTGGTCCACCTTTTATCAGCACTACGACGACGCCTACGCCCTCGCCGCCGAACAGGCGCGCCAGCGCGTGGCCACGCGGCCGGCGTCGCGCATGGACGACGAAATCCTGACGCGCGTCTTCACCGGCACACCGTCGGTGACGCCGCTGCTGCACGGTTTCACCAGTTCGGTCAAGCTGCCGGACAAGTTGAGCCGCCTCGACGAACTGGCGCACAATCTCTGGTGGACGTGGCATCCCGAATACGAGCCGCTGTTCCGCCGCGTCGATCCGGCGCTGTGGGACAAAGTCGGGCACAACGCCGTCGAACTGCTGGGAAAAACCGATCACAGCCGCTTTGTCGAGCTGGCGCGGGACGAAGGATACGCCCAGCTTTACGGCCGCGCTCTGGAACGATTCGACGCCGACATGAAGGCGCCTTTCGACGAGTCGGTTCCCGAACTGACGGCCACAACGCCCGTCGCCTACTTTTCGACCGAGTACGGCATCCACGAAAGTCTGCCCATTTACTCCGGCGGTCTCGGCGTGCTGTCCGGCGACCACCTCAAGTCGGCCAGCGACCTGCGCATCCCGCTGGTCGCCGTGGGGTTGCTTTACAAGTGCGGTTACTTCCAGCAGAAAATCGCTGCCGACGGCCACCAGACGGCGCTCTATCCGGAGAACAATTTCCGGCTGCTGCCCATCAGCCGCGTCAAAAACGAAAAGACCGGCGAACACCTTTACGTGTCGCTCGACTTGCCTGCGCGCACGCTTTTCGCCCGCGTCTGGAAAGTTCAGGTCGGGCGCGTGCCGCTCTATCTGCTCGACACCGACACGCCCAAGAACACCGAAGAAGACCGCCGCATCACCGAGCGCCTTTACGTGGCCGACCGCGACACGCGCATCCGCCAGGAGATCCTGCTCGGCATGGGCGGCCCGCGCGCGCTGGCGGCGCTGGGCTATCATCCGCGCGCCTACCACATGAACGAAGGGCACTCGGCCTTCATGGTCCTGGAACGCATCCGCCATCTCTGCCTGACCCGCGGCCTCAGCTTCGCCGCCGCCCGCGAAGTGGTGCGCGGCGACAGCGTCTTCACCACGCACACGCCCGTGGACGCCGGCAACGAACGTTTTTCCGCCGAACTCATGCACCGCTATTTCGACGAGCTGGCGCGGCGCATCGGCGTCAGCCGCGACGAGCTGATGAACCTGGGCACCCGCCCGGGAACGTCCGGCGATTTCGAGATGACGCTGCTGGCGCTGAACCACGCCGTGCGCAGCAACGGCGTCAGCCGCCTCCATGGCAGCGTGTCGCGCGCCATGTGGCAGTTCAACTGGAAAGGCGTGCCCGCGGAAGAGATCCCCATCGGCTACATCACAAACGGCGTGCACCTGAACAGCTTTGCGGGGCGCCCCGCGGCGGCGCTGCTCGCAACGGCGGTGGGGGCGGACTGGAATTCGTTGCCGCCGCAGTCGCCGCAATGGCGAAAAGTGTCACAGATCGCCGACGCCGATTTCTGGCAGGCCAAACAGGAACAGAAAAAAATCCTGTTGGAGCTGCTCAAGAAAACGTCGCCCAAAGCGTTCCACAAAGCCTCCTCCGAATGGGAACAGACGCCGCTGGTGATCGGTTTCGCGCGCCGTTTCGCGCCCTACAAACGCGCCGCGCTCGCGCTCGCCGATCTGGCGCGGTTGACGAAAATCCTCTCGGACGCCCGGCGTCCCGTGATCCTCGTCTTTTCCGGCAAGGCCCATCCGGCCGACACACAGGGCAACGACCTGATCCAGAAAGTCGTGCTCGCCAGCCGAAACGAACTCTTCGGCAAACTCTTCTTCATCCCCAACTACAACCTCGACATCGCCAGAACCATGGTGCAGGGCTGCGACGTCTGGCTGAACACGCCGCGCCGCCCCTACGAAGCCAGCGGCACCAGCGGCCAGAAAGCGGCCCCCAACGGCACGCTCAATCTGAGCGTGTCCGACGGCTGGTGGTGCGAAGGCGACAACGGGCTCAACGGCTGGACCATCGGGCCGCGCGTCACATCCATCCACGACACGCCCGCCGAGCAGAGCGACTACGCCGACGCCGAAAGCCTCTACGCGCTGCTGGAAGACGAAGTGACGCCGCTCTACTTCGAACGCTCCGACGACGGACTGCCCCACGGCTGGATCGCGCGCATGAAAAACAGCGTCGCTACGCTGAGCCCGCAGTACAGCAGCGCCCGCATGGTGCGCCAGTACTTCGAAGAATGTTACCGGCCGGCCGCGCAGCGCCACGTGAAAATGCGCGCCCAAAACCGCCTGCTGCCCCGCACGCTCGCGGCATGGAAAGCCGACGTCGGAGCGCGCTTCGCCGGCGTGCGCATCGACCAGATCCAGGTTCAGGGGCTCGTGCAGAACGCCGTGGCCTGCACCGATCCGCTCAGCGTCACCGCGTATGTCGTGCCCGGCGCCATGAAACCCGAAGAACTGCAGCTCCAGTTCGTGGCCGGACGCAGCGACGAGCGCAACTTCATCGAAAAACCCGACGTGCTCGCGCTCACCTGCACCGGCGGCGACGACCAGGAACGCCTCGTCTACCGGGGCGCCTACACGCCCACCCACAACGGCCGCTACCTCTACGGCCTGCGCGTCCTCGCCTACAGCCCCGACCTTGACAACCTGTTCGACACGGGCCTGATCCAGTGGGGCTAA
- a CDS encoding glycosyltransferase → MNEMNCYLNAHPGIHNVALLLNDKCGYTEIKDFLCNITPAKLTVATFWSYEKVESIKNELERDSYLNVFHMPEEIEFTDIPKFSGLDGDWALCTLDIQPEILLKMASLTPRYLLAEIQESYISAYKVWEVYRTTADFIQIKTLRCHKEPQILNWKRRKDSSIELSVVFPMYNVAKYLDQCIESVTKWKAPYVEFLFVNDGSPDNSRDVVLEWSKQDLRIKLLDKTNGGCASARQYGMERAQGRYVGFIDPDDFIDESMFRKLLQSAMNGSYDISYCGYNEFYENTQKSKRVEDTLGWPYCDGTYNPKLIWELVAHCRVAIWRCIYKTEMLRKAGLHFYTDLRRFDDLPFKIETFAAAKSVISVPEYLYYYRLARPGQDVSADDERLYVHFSIFKHLNNSIASQNNALLTDLLQVSKIQTHLWALSKIKPEFKKQYLVRAREDLMTTGNLERTYLLAKERCGKEIAERYKAVMKGDYYGTTD, encoded by the coding sequence ATGAATGAAATGAATTGTTACTTAAACGCGCACCCTGGTATTCACAATGTAGCGTTATTGCTCAATGATAAATGCGGCTATACTGAAATTAAGGATTTTTTGTGTAACATTACGCCTGCCAAACTTACGGTGGCGACATTTTGGAGTTATGAAAAAGTTGAAAGCATCAAAAACGAACTCGAAAGAGATTCATATTTGAATGTCTTTCATATGCCTGAAGAGATTGAATTTACCGATATTCCAAAATTTTCCGGATTAGATGGCGATTGGGCGCTTTGCACATTGGACATTCAACCCGAAATCCTATTAAAAATGGCTTCTTTGACTCCTCGATATCTGTTAGCAGAAATTCAGGAAAGCTATATTAGTGCATATAAAGTTTGGGAAGTCTACAGAACTACAGCTGATTTCATCCAGATAAAAACATTACGTTGTCATAAGGAACCTCAAATCCTGAATTGGAAAAGACGGAAAGATTCAAGCATTGAACTAAGTGTTGTTTTTCCTATGTATAATGTAGCCAAATATTTGGATCAATGCATTGAAAGTGTTACAAAGTGGAAAGCTCCGTATGTGGAATTTTTGTTTGTTAATGACGGTTCTCCTGATAATTCAAGAGATGTTGTCTTAGAATGGTCAAAACAAGATCTGAGAATAAAACTTCTTGATAAAACAAACGGAGGTTGTGCTTCAGCTAGACAATACGGAATGGAACGTGCCCAAGGAAGATACGTTGGTTTTATTGACCCTGATGATTTTATTGATGAAAGTATGTTCCGTAAGCTGTTACAAAGCGCAATGAACGGGTCGTATGATATCAGTTACTGTGGTTATAACGAGTTTTATGAGAATACTCAAAAATCAAAGCGGGTTGAGGATACATTAGGATGGCCATATTGTGATGGAACATATAATCCCAAGCTGATTTGGGAGCTTGTTGCTCACTGTCGTGTTGCTATCTGGAGATGCATTTATAAAACAGAAATGCTTAGAAAAGCCGGATTACATTTTTATACAGACCTGCGGCGTTTTGATGATCTTCCGTTTAAAATTGAAACATTTGCTGCCGCAAAGTCTGTTATCTCGGTTCCTGAATATTTGTACTATTATCGTTTAGCGAGACCGGGACAAGATGTTTCTGCTGATGATGAGCGTTTATATGTTCACTTTAGCATATTTAAACATCTTAACAATTCTATAGCTTCTCAAAATAATGCGCTTCTGACAGACTTGCTTCAGGTAAGTAAAATTCAAACTCATTTGTGGGCGCTAAGCAAAATAAAACCAGAATTTAAAAAACAATATCTTGTGCGTGCAAGGGAAGACCTTATGACTACAGGAAATCTTGAGAGAACCTATTTACTTGCAAAGGAACGATGTGGAAAAGAAATTGCAGAACGTTATAAGGCTGTAATGAAGGGGGACTATTATGGAACTACTGATTAA
- the glf gene encoding UDP-galactopyranose mutase, whose protein sequence is MYDYLIVGSGLFGSVFAHEMAQAGRKCLVIERRNHTGGNVYCEERDGINIHKYGAHIFHTSDKDVWNYVNQFAEFNNYVNSPVANYKGELFNLPFNMNTFSKLWGLVTPAQAAAKIAEQREAVKGEPKNLEEQAISLVGSDVYAKLIKGYTEKQWGRSCTDLPAFIIRRLPVRYTFDNNYFNDRYQGIPVGGYNKLVDALLKDIEVRLGVDFNEQRHDYEGIAKTIVYTGPIDAYFDYRLGNLEYRGLRFETERLEEANHQGVAVMNYTDRETPYTRIIEHKHFEFGTQPVTYITREYPCDWQPGQEAYYPVNNARNQELYAQYAKLAQNERNVIFGGRLAEYKYYDMDDVIASALKCVKEQTGA, encoded by the coding sequence ATGTACGATTACCTTATCGTCGGCAGCGGCCTCTTCGGCAGCGTCTTCGCCCACGAGATGGCACAGGCGGGCAGAAAATGCCTTGTCATCGAACGCCGGAACCATACAGGCGGCAACGTTTACTGCGAAGAAAGAGACGGCATCAACATTCACAAATACGGGGCCCATATCTTCCACACCAGCGACAAGGACGTTTGGAACTATGTGAATCAGTTCGCCGAGTTCAATAACTACGTCAATTCCCCCGTAGCCAACTACAAAGGCGAGCTCTTCAATCTTCCCTTCAATATGAATACGTTCTCCAAGCTCTGGGGGCTCGTGACGCCCGCTCAGGCGGCGGCGAAAATTGCCGAACAGCGAGAGGCCGTAAAGGGAGAGCCGAAAAATCTCGAAGAGCAGGCCATATCCCTCGTAGGCAGCGACGTTTATGCCAAACTCATCAAAGGCTACACAGAAAAGCAGTGGGGGCGCAGCTGTACCGATCTGCCCGCGTTCATCATCAGGCGCCTTCCCGTGCGCTACACCTTTGACAACAATTACTTCAACGACCGCTATCAGGGCATCCCCGTCGGCGGGTACAACAAGCTCGTCGATGCGCTGCTGAAAGACATCGAAGTGCGGCTTGGCGTTGATTTCAACGAACAGCGTCACGACTATGAAGGCATCGCCAAGACGATCGTTTACACCGGTCCTATCGACGCCTATTTCGACTATAGACTTGGCAATCTGGAATACCGCGGGCTTCGCTTCGAGACAGAACGCTTGGAAGAAGCCAACCATCAGGGCGTAGCCGTCATGAATTACACCGATCGGGAAACCCCGTACACGCGCATTATCGAACACAAACATTTCGAGTTCGGCACGCAGCCCGTGACCTATATCACAAGAGAATATCCCTGCGATTGGCAGCCGGGACAGGAAGCTTACTATCCCGTCAACAATGCCCGCAATCAGGAACTCTATGCCCAATACGCCAAGCTGGCGCAGAACGAGCGGAACGTAATCTTCGGCGGACGTCTTGCGGAGTACAAATATTACGACATGGACGACGTGATCGCCAGCGCGCTGAAGTGCGTCAAAGAGCAAACCGGAGCCTGA
- a CDS encoding glycosyltransferase: protein MRVLMLGWEFPPDKSGGLGTACYGITQALLRKGTDVLFVMPQTRLTEHPESHVRLRSASGTLIPVVSRSEPEAEGPTAAPDSRSQNGTRPRQNSSIAELQRFAARMVVRGIRSSLRPYDSAASYEQRLARHGKGRRTSSAAGGKNEIFRRLGLPQLSGSVWPADAAAAVSQPQDAPVRWKPVEIHGGYGQDLMSEVYRYSLAAAQIAREEEFDVIHVHDWMTYPAGILIKQITGKPLIAHIHALEHDRSGENVNPEIAHIEWAGMTAADRVVAVSYYTKSKVMRLYQIPDEKIDVVHNAVNRNESQLGWRSIPPHREKRVLFMGRITYQKGPDYFVEAARLVHERMPDVHFVMAGSGDMFYRMVRRIAQLGMGTAFHFPGFQSGVNVERMYASCDLYVMPSVSEPFGIAPLEAMICDTPVILSRQSGVAEVVRNALKVDFWDVQEMANKICAVLAYPKLAEAMVKNSREDLRRIRWSEAADRLNAIYRDCIRRS from the coding sequence ATGCGCGTGCTCATGCTTGGCTGGGAGTTTCCGCCCGACAAGAGCGGAGGCCTTGGCACCGCCTGTTACGGCATCACGCAGGCGCTGCTGCGAAAAGGCACCGACGTGCTTTTCGTCATGCCGCAGACTCGCTTGACCGAGCACCCCGAGTCGCATGTCAGGCTGCGTTCCGCTTCGGGAACGCTGATTCCCGTCGTCTCGCGGAGCGAACCAGAAGCGGAGGGCCCCACGGCCGCGCCGGACAGCCGTTCCCAAAACGGTACGAGGCCACGGCAAAACAGCAGCATCGCGGAGCTTCAACGGTTTGCCGCGCGGATGGTCGTGCGCGGCATCAGGTCGAGCCTCCGCCCCTACGACAGCGCGGCAAGTTACGAACAACGACTCGCCCGGCACGGCAAAGGCCGCCGAACCTCAAGCGCCGCCGGCGGGAAAAATGAGATCTTCCGCCGCCTCGGGCTGCCGCAGCTTAGCGGGAGCGTTTGGCCGGCCGACGCCGCAGCGGCGGTCTCGCAGCCGCAAGACGCGCCCGTTCGCTGGAAGCCGGTCGAAATCCACGGCGGTTACGGGCAGGATCTGATGTCCGAAGTATACCGCTACAGCCTCGCGGCCGCGCAGATCGCGCGCGAAGAAGAATTCGACGTGATCCACGTGCACGACTGGATGACCTATCCGGCGGGAATCCTCATCAAGCAGATCACCGGCAAGCCGCTGATCGCTCACATCCACGCGCTGGAACACGACCGCAGCGGCGAAAACGTCAATCCCGAGATCGCCCACATCGAGTGGGCCGGCATGACCGCCGCCGACCGCGTGGTCGCCGTAAGCTATTACACCAAGAGCAAAGTGATGCGCCTTTACCAGATCCCCGACGAAAAAATCGACGTCGTCCACAACGCCGTCAACCGCAACGAATCGCAGCTGGGCTGGCGAAGCATCCCGCCGCACCGGGAGAAGCGCGTGCTCTTCATGGGCCGCATCACGTACCAAAAAGGGCCCGACTACTTCGTCGAAGCCGCTCGGCTCGTGCACGAGCGCATGCCCGACGTGCACTTCGTCATGGCCGGCAGCGGCGACATGTTCTACCGCATGGTGCGCCGTATCGCCCAGCTGGGCATGGGGACCGCGTTCCACTTTCCCGGCTTCCAGTCCGGCGTGAACGTGGAACGGATGTATGCCAGCTGCGACCTTTACGTCATGCCCAGCGTCTCCGAACCCTTCGGCATCGCCCCGCTGGAGGCAATGATCTGCGACACGCCGGTGATCCTTTCGCGGCAGTCCGGCGTCGCCGAAGTGGTGCGCAACGCGCTGAAGGTGGACTTTTGGGACGTTCAGGAGATGGCCAACAAAATTTGCGCCGTGCTCGCCTACCCGAAACTGGCCGAAGCGATGGTGAAGAACAGCCGCGAGGATCTGCGCCGCATCCGCTGGTCTGAAGCCGCCGATCGCCTGAACGCAATTTACCGTGACTGCATCCGGAGGAGTTGA